Proteins from a single region of Bdellovibrio bacteriovorus HD100:
- a CDS encoding class I fructose-bisphosphate aldolase, with protein MTPRVREILSWYGADNPGVLTNLARMLNHGKLAGTGKLVILPVDQGFEHGPARSFAKNPDGYDPAYHVELAIESGCSAYAAPLGAIEAIARDYAGEIPLILKINNSDSLYANKAPISAMTSYIDDALRLGCVGIGFTIYPGSAERKNQYEEIAQAARAAKEAGLAVIIWSYPRGEQLSKEGETGIDVIAYAAHIAAQLGAHIIKVKPSSAHLEQAAAKKVYEEQGIKVSSQVDRTRHIVQSCFNGKRIVIFSGGEAKSTDDLLKEVGELAQGGAFGSIMGRNAFQRPKKEALELLHKVMEAFAGKKL; from the coding sequence ATGACGCCAAGAGTTAGAGAGATTTTGAGCTGGTACGGAGCTGATAATCCAGGGGTATTGACGAACCTGGCTCGCATGTTGAACCACGGTAAGTTGGCAGGCACCGGTAAATTGGTGATTTTGCCAGTGGATCAGGGCTTCGAACATGGACCTGCTCGCTCTTTTGCGAAAAATCCAGATGGCTATGACCCGGCTTACCACGTAGAGCTGGCTATTGAATCCGGTTGCAGCGCTTACGCGGCTCCACTGGGTGCGATTGAAGCTATCGCCCGTGACTATGCTGGTGAAATCCCGTTGATCCTGAAAATCAACAACTCGGATTCTCTTTATGCCAACAAGGCTCCGATCTCTGCGATGACGTCTTACATCGACGACGCTTTGAGACTGGGTTGCGTGGGTATCGGTTTCACGATCTATCCGGGTTCTGCAGAACGCAAAAACCAATACGAAGAAATCGCTCAGGCGGCACGCGCGGCTAAAGAAGCCGGTCTTGCGGTGATCATCTGGTCTTACCCTCGTGGTGAGCAGCTTTCCAAAGAAGGCGAAACTGGCATCGACGTGATCGCGTATGCGGCTCACATCGCGGCTCAGTTGGGCGCTCACATCATCAAAGTCAAACCTTCCTCTGCACACCTTGAACAGGCCGCAGCGAAAAAAGTTTACGAAGAACAAGGCATCAAAGTGTCCTCTCAGGTGGACCGCACTCGTCACATCGTTCAGTCCTGCTTCAACGGCAAACGCATCGTGATCTTCTCTGGCGGCGAAGCCAAGAGCACTGATGATTTGTTGAAAGAAGTGGGCGAACTGGCACAAGGTGGCGCCTTCGGTTCCATCATGGGCCGCAATGCCTTCCAACGTCCGAAAAAAGAAGCTCTGGAACTTTTGCACAAAGTAATGGAAGCCTTCGCAGGTAAAAAACTATAA
- a CDS encoding NifU family protein — MNTSEKTPVSFEPTPNPATMKFLLHKKVTDQGFDCPTVQEAERSPLAAKIFGFPWTSSVYVGPDFITVTKQDWVDWELLAHPLSGLIQEHLDRDEPVVVTFVEAEEDNENDSPMVRNIKSVLNREIRPVVALDGGDIVFHKYENNVLYIHMKGACSGCPSSTVTLKEGIEVRMKELFPEIVEVVSV, encoded by the coding sequence ATGAATACGAGTGAAAAAACGCCTGTCAGCTTCGAACCAACCCCTAATCCTGCCACGATGAAGTTTTTGCTTCACAAAAAGGTCACGGATCAGGGCTTTGACTGCCCGACCGTTCAGGAGGCGGAACGTTCGCCATTGGCTGCCAAAATCTTCGGCTTCCCATGGACCAGCTCCGTTTACGTGGGCCCGGACTTCATCACTGTTACCAAGCAGGACTGGGTGGACTGGGAGCTTTTGGCGCACCCTCTGAGCGGCCTGATTCAGGAGCACCTGGATCGTGATGAGCCCGTGGTTGTGACTTTCGTTGAAGCCGAAGAGGACAACGAAAACGACAGCCCGATGGTTCGCAACATCAAATCGGTTCTAAACCGCGAAATCCGTCCGGTAGTGGCTCTGGATGGCGGCGACATTGTCTTCCATAAATACGAAAACAACGTGCTTTACATTCACATGAAAGGCGCGTGCTCCGGTTGCCCAAGCTCCACGGTCACCCTGAAAGAGGGTATCGAGGTTCGCATGAAGGAACTGTTCCCGGAGATCGTTGAAGTTGTCTCAGTCTAA
- a CDS encoding MATE family efflux transporter, giving the protein MSQSKFIHESKMLARLSGPIVIGQVGQNLITLADTIMVGALGSVALGASAFAGSVFIVFLIFGLGMLAPVTALFARMQGQENYPYGGVLLRHSIIVALAISAFIIGLLYALLPNLKVFGQTNEVLEMGAAFFEITIWSVLPSLLYQSYKQFTDGIGKTKVAMYVMIFGVVLNITGNWVLIHGLYGLPKLGLNGAAWATLIARCLMALIMVTYVHIHPHFKKYLVERWVHRFDHHLLKNIIRLGLPNGFTYLFEVGAFSAAAVMMGWFGATPLAAHQITISLASTSFLITLGIGIAASIRVGYELGRGDYSLARFAGFTAIKLGAAYMSLCALGFFFLREWFPTFYVTDQDVIAWAAKFFIVVAIFEIFDGIQAVAIGALRGMSDTQWPSIIAFFAYWVMGLPGGYLLAFHLGVGPVGIWIGLLLGLIFASILLTWRFHILSKRFLKN; this is encoded by the coding sequence TTGTCTCAGTCTAAATTCATCCACGAAAGTAAAATGCTGGCCCGTTTGTCCGGGCCTATCGTCATTGGTCAGGTTGGACAAAACCTGATCACTCTGGCGGACACCATCATGGTGGGAGCTCTGGGCTCGGTGGCCCTGGGGGCTTCGGCATTTGCCGGAAGTGTCTTTATTGTGTTCTTAATTTTCGGCCTGGGAATGCTGGCGCCGGTGACAGCACTTTTTGCGCGCATGCAGGGTCAGGAAAACTATCCCTACGGCGGAGTCCTGCTTCGCCATAGTATCATCGTTGCCCTGGCCATCAGCGCTTTCATCATCGGACTTTTATACGCCCTGCTGCCGAACCTGAAGGTCTTTGGGCAAACCAATGAAGTTCTGGAGATGGGTGCCGCCTTTTTTGAGATCACCATCTGGTCTGTGCTGCCAAGCCTGCTTTACCAGTCTTATAAACAGTTCACCGATGGCATCGGAAAAACCAAAGTCGCCATGTATGTGATGATCTTTGGTGTGGTCCTAAATATCACCGGAAACTGGGTTTTGATTCACGGTCTTTATGGTCTCCCAAAACTGGGTTTGAATGGGGCTGCCTGGGCTACCCTGATCGCCCGCTGCCTGATGGCCTTGATCATGGTTACTTATGTGCACATTCACCCGCACTTTAAAAAGTATCTTGTCGAGCGCTGGGTGCATCGCTTTGACCATCATCTGCTTAAAAATATCATCCGCCTGGGGCTTCCCAACGGCTTCACCTATCTGTTTGAAGTGGGTGCCTTTTCTGCGGCGGCCGTGATGATGGGATGGTTTGGCGCGACACCTTTGGCTGCGCACCAGATCACCATCAGTCTTGCCAGCACAAGCTTCCTGATCACTTTGGGTATTGGCATCGCCGCCAGCATCCGCGTGGGCTATGAACTGGGCCGTGGCGACTATTCCCTGGCAAGATTTGCAGGCTTTACGGCGATCAAGCTGGGTGCGGCTTACATGAGCTTGTGTGCGCTGGGCTTCTTCTTCCTGCGCGAATGGTTCCCGACCTTCTACGTGACCGATCAGGACGTGATTGCGTGGGCAGCGAAATTCTTTATCGTGGTTGCGATCTTTGAGATCTTTGACGGCATTCAAGCCGTGGCGATCGGCGCTTTGCGCGGCATGAGCGACACCCAGTGGCCCAGCATCATCGCTTTCTTTGCGTACTGGGTGATGGGTCTTCCAGGCGGATATCTGCTAGCATTCCATTTGGGCGTGGGCCCTGTGGGAATCTGGATTGGCCTGCTGCTGGGATTGATCTTTGCTTCAATTCTTTTGACGTGGAGATTCCACATCCTGAGCAAGCGCTTTCTGAAGAATTAG
- a CDS encoding MFS transporter, which yields MATAIVKDAGKAVLDKSKIWKVIGASSAGTLIEWYDFYIFGSLATIISAQFFPKGHETVALLSTLATFATGFIVRPFGALVFGRVGDVVGRKYAFMVTLLIMGLATTAIGLLPGYETIGIFAPILLLILRLLQGLALGGEYGGAATYVAEHSPDGKRGFYTSFIQTTATLGLFVSLGVILLTRLTMGEEAFKDWGWRIPFLLSVVLVLVSYLIRRRMEESPVFVQMKAEGKSSKSPLRDSFLHPENRRLVILALLGATAGQGVVWYTGQFYALYYLQTVLKVDFVVANQIIAVALLFATPFFIVFGGLSDRIGRKNIMMAGCLIAALTYYPIYRAMEFYSGWNPADPLATAVNPNVMMLTLLVFIQVLYVTMVYGPIAAFLVELFPTQIRYTSMSLPYHIGNGVFGGLVPFIGTAIVAATGNHFAGLIYPIGIALMTFVIGMIFIKEDRNVRWH from the coding sequence ATGGCTACAGCTATTGTCAAAGATGCGGGCAAAGCCGTCTTGGATAAAAGTAAAATTTGGAAAGTCATCGGGGCCTCCAGTGCCGGAACTCTGATTGAGTGGTATGACTTTTACATTTTCGGCAGTCTTGCCACTATTATCTCCGCTCAATTTTTCCCTAAAGGTCATGAAACCGTGGCATTGCTAAGCACCCTGGCCACGTTTGCCACGGGTTTTATAGTTCGTCCCTTCGGGGCTCTGGTATTTGGCCGGGTGGGCGATGTGGTGGGGCGTAAGTATGCGTTCATGGTGACGTTGTTGATTATGGGACTGGCGACCACCGCCATTGGTCTGCTGCCAGGGTACGAAACCATTGGGATTTTTGCGCCGATTCTGCTGTTGATTTTGCGATTGCTCCAGGGTCTGGCCCTGGGGGGCGAGTACGGGGGGGCAGCAACCTACGTGGCCGAGCACAGTCCTGATGGCAAGCGTGGATTCTATACCTCCTTCATCCAGACCACAGCGACTCTGGGGTTGTTTGTGTCCTTGGGTGTGATTTTACTCACCCGGCTGACTATGGGTGAAGAGGCTTTTAAAGACTGGGGTTGGCGTATTCCGTTCCTGTTGTCGGTGGTTCTTGTCCTGGTCTCTTATCTTATTCGCCGCCGGATGGAGGAATCGCCGGTCTTTGTGCAGATGAAGGCCGAAGGAAAATCCTCTAAAAGCCCGCTGCGTGACAGCTTTCTGCATCCGGAAAATCGTCGACTGGTGATACTGGCCTTGTTGGGTGCCACGGCCGGACAAGGGGTGGTGTGGTACACGGGGCAGTTCTATGCCCTCTATTATTTGCAGACGGTGCTGAAGGTGGACTTCGTGGTGGCCAACCAGATCATCGCGGTGGCGTTGTTGTTTGCGACGCCGTTCTTTATTGTCTTTGGTGGACTGTCGGACCGGATCGGGCGCAAGAACATCATGATGGCCGGTTGTTTGATAGCCGCACTGACGTATTATCCGATCTATCGCGCGATGGAGTTTTACTCTGGATGGAACCCCGCTGATCCTTTGGCTACGGCGGTGAATCCAAATGTCATGATGCTGACCTTGTTGGTCTTTATACAGGTTCTTTATGTGACAATGGTGTATGGGCCGATTGCCGCCTTTCTGGTCGAGCTTTTTCCGACACAAATTCGCTATACTTCGATGTCTCTTCCATATCATATCGGAAATGGGGTTTTCGGAGGACTGGTGCCATTCATTGGGACGGCAATTGTGGCGGCCACGGGGAACCATTTTGCCGGCTTGATTTATCCGATCGGAATTGCATTGATGACGTTTGTGATTGGAATGATCTTTATCAAAGAAGACCGGAACGTTCGCTGGCATTAA
- a CDS encoding AarF/ABC1/UbiB kinase family protein, with translation MLRHLRLLVLLVLVLGRFAWAVTPEKVGLHLSFEERLALTYALMAQGETAENKEQILARAKNYFSSVYQTEVETVKVRNFDEFLKLHKGEWPNTHSVALDLEMIEARGAKAMRTYTSDSARVQKQIETYLEWQQQKLKDMVPQDQLEQKLPMEAVAAQVMALAQNPEGQKLAERWVLAESDALLTEKMKELDRVGEKIAESKLGQQQDATMKIFLQTMFSEYFRRLSPASKKLIVSSYLGSDLNMPEMKKFELMVQNSGPQLQKLLQVVARQADLGPDMVEVFRGLENSVRPVPWSQVEKLLNSENGNYKFTYFERKALGVGTMAQVHRAKVIIDGQRRDVVVRFIKPGIADRVEEDKRILMDVAEILDSNPEFRKTGAPKLTPVVQDITDTVLAELSQEDTVARQKLAATRYEKMAFMNTPDYKNEIQFHVPKIYDGKKGSKFMVQELVIGKKLDKEVAMYKEIAPDMKRVIIEQMARVWAQEVMFGGGFYHSDLHQGNFMIQVTEPKIIVNILDYGMGGVITRDMQTQVMLLGAGTELLNSEIMSRAFWNIADKEKSTVTQSRLQFMIEAKMHNIRHGYEQPLTMEMWTAWVMDLGLRLPYEFVSLNRGIVIVNKLLADAGSAMSISSLMKSMAIKNPARVYKALAIEGKMSHRELVKLGWIEMKDMIGLSPKVLPVKTASPAAVVRCEMVFN, from the coding sequence ATGTTAAGACATTTGAGGCTTTTGGTTTTATTGGTATTAGTCCTCGGTCGCTTTGCCTGGGCGGTGACGCCAGAGAAAGTCGGCCTGCATCTGTCTTTTGAAGAAAGACTGGCGCTGACCTATGCACTGATGGCCCAAGGGGAAACTGCGGAAAATAAAGAGCAGATTCTGGCAAGAGCCAAAAACTATTTTTCCTCTGTTTATCAGACGGAAGTGGAAACAGTCAAAGTTCGCAATTTCGATGAATTCCTGAAACTTCATAAAGGTGAATGGCCCAACACTCACAGCGTGGCTTTGGATCTGGAAATGATCGAAGCCCGTGGTGCGAAAGCCATGCGCACGTACACTTCTGACAGTGCGCGGGTGCAAAAGCAGATTGAAACCTATCTTGAGTGGCAGCAGCAGAAACTAAAAGACATGGTCCCTCAGGATCAGCTGGAGCAAAAGTTGCCGATGGAGGCTGTAGCCGCGCAAGTGATGGCCTTGGCACAGAATCCTGAAGGTCAAAAGCTGGCGGAACGCTGGGTGCTGGCTGAAAGTGATGCGCTGTTAACTGAAAAGATGAAAGAACTGGATCGCGTGGGTGAAAAAATCGCGGAATCCAAGCTGGGTCAACAGCAGGACGCCACGATGAAGATCTTCCTGCAGACCATGTTCAGTGAGTATTTCAGACGTTTAAGCCCGGCTTCGAAAAAGTTGATCGTGTCTTCTTATCTGGGCAGCGATCTGAACATGCCGGAAATGAAAAAGTTTGAACTGATGGTTCAAAACAGCGGTCCGCAACTGCAAAAGCTGCTTCAGGTGGTCGCACGTCAGGCAGATCTGGGGCCGGATATGGTGGAAGTCTTCCGCGGTCTTGAAAACTCGGTGCGCCCGGTGCCTTGGTCGCAGGTGGAAAAGCTTTTGAACTCTGAAAATGGCAATTACAAGTTCACCTACTTTGAAAGAAAAGCCCTGGGCGTGGGGACGATGGCTCAGGTTCATCGTGCAAAAGTCATTATCGATGGGCAGCGCCGTGACGTGGTTGTGCGTTTTATCAAACCAGGGATTGCGGATCGTGTGGAAGAAGACAAACGCATTCTGATGGATGTGGCTGAAATTCTGGATTCAAACCCTGAATTCCGTAAAACGGGTGCTCCGAAACTGACACCGGTGGTGCAGGATATCACCGACACTGTTTTGGCTGAACTAAGTCAGGAAGACACCGTGGCCCGCCAGAAGCTTGCGGCGACTCGCTATGAAAAAATGGCGTTCATGAACACGCCAGACTATAAAAACGAAATCCAATTCCATGTGCCAAAAATTTATGACGGTAAAAAGGGTTCCAAGTTCATGGTGCAGGAACTGGTCATCGGTAAAAAACTGGATAAAGAAGTGGCCATGTACAAGGAAATTGCTCCGGACATGAAACGAGTGATCATCGAACAAATGGCCCGCGTCTGGGCGCAGGAAGTGATGTTTGGTGGTGGATTCTATCATTCGGACCTGCACCAGGGAAACTTCATGATCCAGGTGACCGAGCCTAAGATCATCGTCAACATTCTGGATTACGGAATGGGTGGGGTGATCACTCGGGACATGCAAACCCAAGTGATGCTGTTGGGCGCTGGCACTGAATTGTTGAATTCTGAAATCATGTCGCGTGCTTTCTGGAATATCGCTGACAAGGAAAAGAGCACGGTCACCCAAAGCCGCCTGCAGTTTATGATCGAGGCCAAGATGCACAATATCCGCCACGGTTATGAGCAGCCACTGACGATGGAAATGTGGACCGCTTGGGTGATGGATCTGGGACTTCGTCTGCCGTATGAGTTCGTCAGTCTGAATCGTGGTATCGTGATCGTCAATAAGCTGCTGGCGGATGCGGGCAGCGCCATGTCCATCAGCTCTTTGATGAAGAGTATGGCTATTAAAAATCCGGCCCGCGTTTACAAGGCCTTGGCGATCGAGGGCAAAATGTCCCACCGGGAGCTTGTGAAGCTCGGCTGGATTGAAATGAAAGACATGATCGGCCTGTCGCCGAAAGTTCTTCCGGTAAAAACGGCTTCGCCAGCGGCGGTGGTTCGTTGCGAAATGGTGTTCAACTAG
- a CDS encoding NHL repeat-containing protein, whose protein sequence is MGLLFFAATVTGCTLEADILDLTLKSETAPSSQMHNFGVSGVLKINGSNKVNMNPRLLNTQTDGKIIVGQMYQQNTYDYTKPLVFRLNPDGSLDTSYGKDGYVELPGGTLYGIVDMKTSADGTYILFSNPTSNGFNVLKLSTSGQIDPGFGTDGVYNHTETGNTVYGRKMAITGSGQIMVASYRLDTQYKATTLLINADGTLDTNHGSGGLQIFPNAAGAENPVDILYVSDSEIYLLNHVQSADRVKLRKFNINGVEDGGFTTSYPSTAAVDTIRWIGLRKINNDRLVIFGNTATAGGSNQRDQGLLVVCNLNGTPDTGFNATGTLMFTHASLSYGVLDVRGVLDGSSNNDIQIAYTETQRLSFPYDNLRTFSKVLLSQYNYNGTLDASHGTGGTITYNGSDNLRLLRFAPAGEIITAGQGTTLEPLFYSALIRQFDASMNPVPGFASAGIHESIFAAAADNGTPDTQYKVDNSTFLYAGRFEARSAKGFIVKTDKSGVIQTEFGDDGYLRDIFQNDYEKILTLKHLADGSIMVCGESTGTKFSIAKFHPDGSRDLSFGINGIYTETINNGSNAYPWFCAFHDNGESVGILSNGDNIITAKILEDGTRDMSFGGSGLNVITIPPGDVYDLISMKQAADGRTVIAGLSYDGSMEPAQFLLMIAANGYVDSNFSGDGYVELRMDTDSEHATMGLEFAPDGRLYTVFDGYEMPSWDAMIFINCYKPDGTLDPSFGSGNGYIQTTTDFWIDTNIWGADALTIDSKGNLYVFGLDYSQNLVMKSWQSDGSENLSFGTGSVQTLNFPMSKYRSLNDVLWDSNDKSFKILDGTAYRLDMSGELF, encoded by the coding sequence GTGGGTCTATTGTTTTTTGCCGCGACAGTCACTGGCTGCACGTTGGAAGCTGACATTCTGGATCTGACACTCAAATCTGAAACCGCGCCTTCAAGCCAGATGCATAACTTCGGGGTGTCTGGCGTCTTAAAAATCAATGGCTCCAACAAAGTAAACATGAATCCCCGGCTGCTGAACACTCAAACCGACGGCAAGATCATCGTCGGACAGATGTACCAGCAAAATACCTATGACTATACCAAGCCGCTTGTTTTTAGACTCAATCCCGATGGCTCTCTTGATACAAGTTACGGGAAAGATGGTTATGTCGAGCTTCCCGGCGGCACCCTTTACGGCATTGTGGACATGAAAACTTCTGCTGACGGCACATACATCCTTTTTTCCAACCCTACTTCAAATGGCTTCAATGTTCTGAAACTTTCAACTTCGGGGCAAATTGATCCTGGCTTTGGAACCGACGGCGTATACAATCACACAGAAACTGGCAACACCGTTTATGGCCGGAAAATGGCGATCACGGGCTCTGGACAGATTATGGTAGCGTCCTATCGACTGGACACCCAATACAAGGCCACAACTTTGCTGATAAACGCCGACGGCACCCTTGATACGAACCACGGTAGCGGAGGACTTCAAATCTTCCCGAACGCGGCGGGTGCTGAAAATCCGGTTGATATATTGTATGTCTCTGACAGCGAAATCTATCTGCTCAATCACGTGCAGTCCGCGGACCGGGTGAAGTTGCGGAAGTTCAATATCAACGGCGTCGAAGATGGTGGCTTTACGACCTCCTACCCTTCAACGGCGGCCGTCGACACGATTCGCTGGATCGGCTTAAGAAAAATAAACAATGATCGTCTGGTTATTTTCGGAAACACGGCCACTGCGGGCGGCTCAAATCAACGAGACCAGGGCTTGCTTGTCGTCTGCAACCTCAACGGAACCCCTGACACCGGCTTTAATGCGACCGGGACTCTGATGTTCACCCACGCTTCATTAAGCTATGGCGTACTTGATGTCAGAGGTGTTCTTGACGGAAGCTCCAACAACGACATTCAAATTGCCTATACGGAAACCCAGCGACTGTCCTTTCCCTATGACAACTTAAGAACATTTAGCAAGGTTCTTCTTTCCCAATACAACTATAACGGGACCCTGGATGCCTCCCACGGCACAGGTGGCACGATCACTTACAACGGCAGCGATAATCTTCGCCTGCTACGCTTTGCTCCGGCTGGTGAAATCATCACGGCTGGTCAAGGCACCACCCTTGAGCCACTTTTCTATTCGGCTTTGATTCGACAGTTCGATGCCTCGATGAATCCGGTCCCCGGCTTTGCCAGCGCAGGAATACACGAGTCCATCTTCGCCGCAGCCGCCGACAACGGCACACCAGACACGCAATACAAAGTTGATAACAGCACCTTTTTGTATGCGGGAAGATTCGAGGCCCGATCGGCAAAAGGCTTCATTGTTAAAACGGACAAATCCGGTGTCATTCAGACTGAATTTGGTGACGACGGCTATCTTCGTGATATTTTTCAGAACGACTATGAAAAAATATTGACCCTGAAACATTTGGCCGACGGCAGTATCATGGTGTGCGGCGAATCCACAGGAACAAAGTTTTCAATTGCAAAATTTCATCCCGACGGCAGCCGAGATTTAAGTTTCGGGATCAATGGGATTTACACAGAAACCATCAACAACGGCAGCAATGCCTATCCCTGGTTCTGCGCATTTCACGACAATGGCGAGTCCGTGGGAATCCTTAGCAACGGTGACAACATTATCACTGCAAAAATTCTGGAGGATGGGACTCGGGACATGAGTTTCGGAGGCTCAGGGTTGAACGTGATCACGATCCCTCCAGGCGATGTCTATGACCTGATTTCGATGAAACAAGCCGCCGATGGCCGTACGGTGATAGCAGGTCTTTCATATGATGGCTCTATGGAACCGGCCCAGTTCCTGTTGATGATAGCAGCAAATGGCTATGTCGATTCCAACTTCAGCGGAGATGGCTATGTGGAACTTCGCATGGACACCGATTCAGAACACGCCACAATGGGGCTTGAGTTTGCCCCGGATGGGCGACTCTATACGGTGTTTGATGGCTATGAGATGCCCTCGTGGGACGCCATGATCTTCATCAACTGCTATAAACCCGACGGGACCCTGGACCCGTCATTCGGGTCTGGAAACGGATATATACAAACCACTACGGACTTTTGGATCGACACCAATATCTGGGGTGCGGATGCATTGACCATTGATTCAAAGGGAAATCTGTATGTCTTCGGTCTTGATTACAGCCAAAACCTTGTCATGAAGTCATGGCAAAGTGACGGATCAGAAAATCTGAGTTTTGGAACCGGCAGCGTTCAAACCCTGAACTTCCCTATGAGCAAGTACCGGAGTCTGAACGATGTGCTGTGGGACTCCAATGACAAATCTTTTAAAATACTGGATGGTACAGCCTATCGCCTGGACATGTCCGGGGAACTGTTCTGA
- a CDS encoding MOSC domain-containing protein, with protein sequence MKIEQLCIYPLKSARAQKINQMTMTHEGPVGDRQWMLVDENGKFISQRTLPKLATVEVFYEDTALTVGFQKMFFKISTNNSFKRQVKVQVWNDTFDAALEPDLYSQALSQYLGVNCRLVRYAPYSQRRVLSTDKAWKPEVRFADGRPVQLINTKSLEELNSRLAEPVGVDRFRGNIIYSGQMPFEEDKWKKIRVGDVVFSQPKRCSRCTITTIDQATGVATGPDPLKTLAGYRREGSSVFFGTLWIPENTGVIKLGDNLEVLE encoded by the coding sequence ATGAAGATTGAACAGCTTTGTATCTATCCCCTGAAGTCCGCACGTGCGCAGAAGATCAACCAGATGACCATGACCCATGAAGGTCCGGTGGGGGATCGCCAGTGGATGCTTGTGGATGAAAACGGAAAATTCATTTCTCAGCGAACTTTGCCGAAGCTTGCGACGGTGGAGGTGTTTTATGAAGACACAGCCCTGACGGTGGGTTTTCAGAAGATGTTCTTTAAAATCTCCACAAACAATTCTTTTAAGCGTCAGGTAAAGGTTCAGGTTTGGAATGACACCTTTGATGCGGCCTTGGAACCGGATTTGTATTCCCAGGCGCTGTCCCAGTATCTGGGGGTGAACTGCCGCCTGGTCCGCTATGCGCCGTATTCCCAGCGCCGTGTTCTTTCCACCGACAAGGCGTGGAAGCCTGAGGTGCGTTTTGCCGACGGTCGTCCCGTGCAATTGATCAACACGAAAAGTCTGGAAGAGCTGAATTCACGACTGGCTGAGCCTGTGGGTGTGGACCGCTTTCGCGGTAATATCATCTATTCCGGACAAATGCCTTTTGAAGAGGACAAGTGGAAGAAAATCCGCGTGGGTGATGTGGTTTTCTCGCAACCGAAGCGCTGTTCACGCTGCACGATCACCACGATTGATCAGGCCACGGGTGTGGCGACGGGACCAGACCCCCTGAAGACGTTAGCGGGCTATCGTCGTGAGGGCAGCTCTGTCTTTTTTGGCACGTTGTGGATCCCGGAAAACACCGGAGTCATCAAGCTGGGTGACAACCTGGAAGTTCTTGAATAG
- a CDS encoding DUF4242 domain-containing protein, whose protein sequence is MPKYVIERKVPGVGHSTQEEMQKMAQVSNDVLKKLGGEIQWLESFVTDDSIFCIYVAPNEEIVKKHAQMAGFPVDRILKVETVMDPAFSESAIPGQMASKEKTYDKSIRQ, encoded by the coding sequence ATGCCTAAATATGTAATCGAAAGAAAAGTACCTGGAGTAGGCCACAGCACCCAGGAGGAAATGCAGAAAATGGCCCAGGTTTCCAATGATGTTCTGAAAAAACTGGGTGGTGAGATTCAATGGCTGGAAAGCTTTGTTACCGATGATTCAATCTTCTGCATCTATGTGGCTCCCAACGAGGAAATCGTGAAAAAGCACGCCCAAATGGCGGGATTCCCAGTGGATCGAATACTCAAGGTCGAAACGGTCATGGATCCGGCCTTCAGTGAATCTGCGATCCCGGGTCAAATGGCATCCAAAGAAAAAACCTACGACAAAAGCATCAGACAATAG